One part of the Pecten maximus chromosome 9, xPecMax1.1, whole genome shotgun sequence genome encodes these proteins:
- the LOC117334763 gene encoding uncharacterized protein LOC117334763: protein MIFVVVFVLAIRIQFVGAQCKVDEIQLKEDFNPYHYEGKWYLISMTRLWGIDFSPRNFTNSTGRTSWGDNANKFFGRWTRKNNGSSSWGNWRRRGENGTTPRDVTRSPGGMGGQNPWRTGGRGKSRGGGWSAMQQGEPSTNPTSGYPKESINGEGWLRKSDGTSSPNGSPADRTMRHPGGRRGPPSSDGGQHSGRSGGSGGADFRNGSQRGDWSERSEGSPSTQPGRRQRGWSSPRSVMSKRFKEIFNPKNFQMETSVREDNNIDMFIVAEFFGRCIFTKGQGSIVNPRNTAKLEVNFPVRWFLPCQPFWIVDTDYVGYSVVYFCLEVLDDGTCDPDSVTVWTFNRKMTGHTKQEMDKVRTVMKNLCVNESDLTVMSQTEYCPIEDENVQNQRNSKPTIHCNNADQRTLRITLDSPYDTMSPGNNAASSRSFSPKVFPTAGLTFISLLVGFFLCRSKSIILR, encoded by the exons ATGATTTTTGTGGTTGTATTCGTTCTTGCCATACGGATTCAGTTTGTTGGAGCTCAGTGTAAAGTTGACGAAATACAACTAAAGGAAGACTTCAATCCTTACCATTACGAGGGAAAGTGGTACCTGATATCGATGACGAGATTATGGGGGATAGACTTTTCCCCTCGGAATTTCACTAACTCTACGGGACGTACAAGTTGGGGCGACAATGCAAATAAATTCTTCGGTCGTTGGACACGAAAAAATAATGGCTCTAGTTCTTGGGGGAATTGGAGAAGAAGGGGTGAAAACGGAACAACCCCGAGAGATGTTACACGAAGTCCCGGAGGAATGGGAGGTCAAAATCCGTGGAGAACTGGGGGTAGGGGGAAATCTCGAGGAGGTGGTTGGTCGGCAATGCAACAAGGAGAACCGTCCACTAATCCAACGTCCGGATATCCTAAAGAGTCGATTAATGGCGAGGGATGGTTGAGGAAATCCGACGGAACATCATCTCCTAATGGAAGTCCAGCGGACAGAACAATGAGACATCCTGGGGGGAGGAGAGGTCCCCCTTCATCAGACGGTGGGCAACACAGCGGCAGGTCCGGGGGCTCGGGAGGTGCGGATTTCAGGAACGGTTCACAACGAGGAGACTGGTCCGAGAGATCTGAGGGTTCTCCGTCAACTCAACCTGGACGGCGACAAAGGGGTTGGTCAAGTCCGAGATCGGTAATGTCTAAACGCTTCAAAGAGATATTCAATCCCAAAAATTTCCAAATGGAGACATCTGTTCGAGAAGACAACAACATTGACATGTTCATTG TTGCTGAATTCTTCGGACGCTGCATATTCACCAAGGGACAGGGATCAATTGTCAACCCCCGGAATACGGCGAAGTTGGAAGTTAATTTTCCAGTTCGGTGGTTCTTGCCTTGTCAGCCATTTTGGATCGTTGATACCGATTATGTCGGATACTCTGTTGTGTACTTTTGTCTAGAGGTCCTTGATGACGGCACGTGCGACCCAGATTCAGTGACTGTGTGGACATTCAACCGGAAGATGACAGGACATACTAAACAAGAAATGGACAAGGTGAGAACAGTTATGAAAAATCTATGTGTCAACGAATCAGATTTGACCGTCATGAGCCAAACAGAGTATTGTCCAATTGAAgatgaaaatgttcaaaatCAGAGAAATTCTAAACCAACAATACACTGCAATAATGCAGATCAGCGAACTCTTCGGATCACTCTAGATTCTCCTTACGATACCATGTCTCCCGGTAACAATGCGGCTTCAAGCCGTTCATTTTCACCGAAAGTGTTTCCAACTGCAGGATTGACCTTCATTTCTCTGCTGGTGGGTTTCTTTTTGTGCAGATCGAAATCAATTATATTGAGATAA